CCTTCCAGCTGTAAAAGAAGCAGAGCTGGCGGCCTATATCCGTGACAAATCAATCACAGGCCTCAAGGAATTCACCAAAGAAAATCCAAGTCAATATGACAAGGTTTTGGAGCAGTTGCCCTTCCTCTTTGGTGAGACAAAGGATGTCTTGACCAAGGCTAGACAGTTAACAGACAGTGAAGCCTTTTTGACGGCCTTGGATAGTTTGGAAGTCTTAACCAATCGCCTAGCAGATAGTCTCCCAGAGACGACGCTTGATTTGGCTCAATTGCCAGCAGTGCTTTACTACACAGGCATGATGTTTAAGGTCTTTGGTGATAAGGTGCCAGATGCCTTTGTATCAGGTGGCCGTTACGATAAACTGTTTGAACGCTTTGGTGCTACCGAGTTAACAGCGGTTGGTTGGGCGATTGATGTTGATTCGGTCTATCAAGCAGTGCATGATGATGTGGAATTTGGAGGTGACTTGGATGACTAGCAATCAAATCACAATTGCCTTAACCAAGGGGCGAATTGAGAAAGATACAGTTAAATTACTAGAAAAAGCTGGCTTTGACATGTCCTTCATGGCTGATAAGGGCCGTAATTTAATTTTCGAAAGTCCTGACAAACGTTTCCGTTTTCTCCTGGTCAAAGCACCAGATGTGACCACCTATGTC
Above is a window of Streptococcus salivarius DNA encoding:
- a CDS encoding ATP phosphoribosyltransferase regulatory subunit, with the translated sequence MHDKLFKRARTMYQIEHRICDLLMTKGFLRIETPTLEHFEVFSDVVDNGNYNFFDKNGDLVSLRPDITSQIGRVIASTQVHTPIKFSYSGKVFNYNEEMRGLSNEHTQAGIEIIGFPVHQAMEEAVISAKEALDAAGVKNYKFEFSHARLLQLIFEELDLPAVKEAELAAYIRDKSITGLKEFTKENPSQYDKVLEQLPFLFGETKDVLTKARQLTDSEAFLTALDSLEVLTNRLADSLPETTLDLAQLPAVLYYTGMMFKVFGDKVPDAFVSGGRYDKLFERFGATELTAVGWAIDVDSVYQAVHDDVEFGGDLDD